In one window of Gouania willdenowi chromosome 8, fGouWil2.1, whole genome shotgun sequence DNA:
- the prl gene encoding prolactin — protein sequence MARRRTDRGRICVTVLFVVAASGAIPINDLLDRASQQSDRMHSLSTMLTHELGSHFPPIGKVMMPRPGSCHTSSLQTPNDKAQALQISEADLLSLARSLLQAWSDPLMVLSSSVSTLPHPAQSRISNKLQQLQEHSQSLGDGLEMLSGKMGPTAQTISLLPYRGGNDLGQDRISKLVNFNFLLSCLRRDSHKIDSFLKVLRCRAAKMQPEIC from the exons ATGGCTCGCAGAAGGACCGATAGAGGAAGAATCTGTGTGACAG TGTTGTTCGTGGTCGCAGCAAGTGGCGCCATTCCTATCAACGACCTGCTGGACCGAGCCTCGCAGCAATCCGACAGAATGCATTCTCTCAGCACGATGCTCACCCACGAgctg GGCTCCCATTTTCCTCCAATAGGCAAAGTGATGATGCCCCGCCCAGGGTCGTGTCACACCTCTTCCCTACAGACACCCAACGACAAGGCTCAGGCTCTTCAAATATct GAGGCCGACCTACTGTCTCTGGCTCGCTCGCTGCTGCAGGCCTGGTCCGACCCTCTAATGGtcctctcctcctctgtctCCACGCTGCCCCACCCGGCCCAGAGCCGCATTTCCAACAAGCTCCAACAGCTCCAAGAACACTCCCAGAGTTTGGGAGACGGGCTGGAGATGCTGTCCGGCAAG ATGGGTCCAACGGCTCAGACCATCTCTCTCCTGCCCTACAGAGGAGGCAACGACTTGGGTCAAGACAGGATTTCCAAGTTGGTCAACTTTAATTTCCTGCTGTCCTGCCTCCGCCGGGACTCACACAAGATTGACAGTTTCTTGAAAGTCCTCCGATGCCGAGCTGCTAAAATGCAACCTGAGATATGCTGA